Proteins encoded within one genomic window of Rhododendron vialii isolate Sample 1 chromosome 1a, ASM3025357v1:
- the LOC131331452 gene encoding uncharacterized protein LOC131331452 yields the protein MDRSWMLKDRRSKDYDDGVEQFLNFASIHAKDLESIRCPCIQCGNLIRQPIPEIRNHLFVNGIDRSYRTWIWHGEPVTGRASLSVNTRDFSYPEVNSPPLNDAQEAVEMVEAAYNDCMVDPRKFKKLIKDAEKPLFPGCTKFTKLSALVRLYKYKANNDLTNKGFAELLQMVGDLLPDINELPLCIYEAGKTMAASRMEYEKIHACPNDCVLYRKELKTATSCPTCNTSRWKLKKNFTEIRDGVPAKVLWYFPIISRFRRMYQSVETTENLTWHAHQRESDGQLRHPADSPQWKLVDHLWPDFASEPRNLRLALSADGINPHRFLSSQYSCCPVILVTYNLPPGLCMKKKFMMLSLLISGPHQPGNDIDVFLEPLIDDLKLLWKEGVEAYDAYKQQHFRLRAVLLWTINDLPAFGNLSGCTVKGYYACPICGEGTCSCRLKHGKKNSYKGNRKFLPRYHPYRKQKKAFNGEQEFGEPPSPLSGEEVLKEVEGIKTI from the coding sequence ATGGATAGATCTTGGATGCTTAAGGACCGGAGATCAAAAGACTATGATGATGGAGTTGAACAATTTCTGAACTTTGCTTCCATTCATGCTAAGGATCTTGAATCTATTCGGTGTCCATGTATACAATGTGGGAACTTAATAAGACAACCTATTCCAGAGATAAGAAATCATTTGTTTGTAAATGGTATTGATAGAAGTTATCGTACATGGATATGGCATGGAGAACCAGTCACTGGTAGGGCATCACTGAGTGTAAACACTCGAGATTTTTCATATCCGGAAGTCAATTCACCCCCCTTAAATGATGCGCAAGAGGCAGTAGAAATGGTTGAAGCTGCCTACAATGATTGCATGGTTGACCCTAGGAAGTTCAAAAAGTTAATTAAAGATGCAGAAAAACCATTGTTCCCCGGCTGCACAAAGTTCACAAAATTATCTGCCTTGGTCAGATTATATAAATACAAAGCTAACAATGACTTGACCAATAAAGGTTTTGCAGAGCTTCTGCAAATGGTTGGTGACTTGTTACCAGATATCAATGAACTGCCGTTATGCATATACGAGGCTGGGAAGACTATGGCTGCATCAAGGATGGAGTATGAGAAAATACACGCATGTCCTAATGATTGCGTACTTTATCGAAAGGAGTTAAAAACTGCGACTTCATGTCCTACATGTAACACATCAAGATGGAAGTTAAAGAAAAATTTCACCGAAATAAGAGATGGTGTTCCGGCAAAAGTTTTATGGTACTTCCCCATAATCTCAAGGTTCCGAAGGATGTATCAGTCAGTAGAAACAACAGAAAACTTGACATGGCATGCTCATCAAAGAGAGTCTGATGGCCAATTACGTCACCCAGCAGATTCCCCGCAATGGAAGTTAGTAGACCATCTTTGGCCAGACTTTGCCTCGGAGCCAAGAAACCTTCGGTTAGCTCTTTCTGCAGATGGGATAAATCCACATAGGTTCCTTAGCAGTCAGTATAGTTGCTGCCCTGTTATTTTGGTTACGTACAATCTACCACCGGGATTATGCATGAAGAAGAAATTTATGATGTTATCACTGTTGATTTCTGGTCCACACCAACCTGGTAATGACATTGACGTGTTTTTGGAGCCACTAATCGATGACTTGAAATTGCTATGGAAAGAAGGAGTTGAAGCATATGACGCTTATAAGCAACAACATTTTAGGTTGAGAGCCGTGCTATTATGGACTATTAATGATCTTCCAGCTTTTGGGAATTTGAGTGGTTGCACAGTGAAGGGATACTATGCATGTCCAATTTGTGGTGAAGGGACATGTTCTTGTAGATTAAAGCACGGTAAGAAGAATAGTTATAAGGGTAATAGAAAATTTCTTCCTCGCTACCATCCATATCGAAAGCAAAAGAAGGCATTTAATGGTGAGCAAGAGTTTGGGGAACCTCCATCGCCATTAAGTGGGGAAGAGGTGTTAAAGGAGGTAGAAGGGATAAAAACCATTTGA
- the LOC131327780 gene encoding eukaryotic translation initiation factor 3 subunit B-like: MNALWLLLLILVSCMTITVIYRWGGGKEDKYFAQIGKIIISVYETDTFTLIDKKSIKVENVKDISWSPTDPILALFVPELGGGNQPARVSLIQIPGKEELTQKKLFSVSDCKMYWQSSGEYLAAKVDRCTSHQLDVSSNLQG; encoded by the exons ATGAATGCTTTGTGGCTATTATTATTAATTCTTGTCTCATGTATGACTATCACTGTCATTTACAGATGGGGTGGCGGAAAAGAGGATAAGTATTTTgcccaaattggtaaaattatTATCTCTGTCTATGAAACAGACACCTTTACTCTTATTGACAAGAAATCTATAAAGGTTGAAAACGTTAAGGACATTAGTTGGTCGCCTACTGATCCCATTCTTGCACTCTTTGTTCCTGAACTTGGAGGAGGAAACCAACCTGCAAGG GTGAGTCTCATTCAAATCCCTGGCAAAGAGGAGTTGACGCAGAAGAAACTTTTCAGTGTTAGTGATTGCAAAATGTATTGGCAAAGCAGTGGAGAGTACCTTGCTGCGAAGGTTGATCGGTGTACTAGTCACCAGCTGGACGTTTCATCTAACTTGCAGGGTTGA
- the LOC131331466 gene encoding F-box protein At2g27310-like, translating to MEKEMGGDDTPTSPAPGDATTISAVHPDILQTHILTRLDGPTLASAACASSQLHALSTQETLWQQICHRTWPSTTDPRVRRLISSFPSGHRSFYSDSFQYLDGHRRSRPSRRPPPAYIISAVDIRYQNQLILSKVHVAETESDPSLPFRVDLLGPKEAAPMPVNLDIREDKCLSNLEENLTLSWILIDPTQTRAADVSSWRPVLVRRNWLTNDVELRYATVLSGGELVQCLVAVTCGGGGTGLAVGEVRLDGEDMQRKKLGWKSLGAAVEGGRKRREGKGEERVRYEGWWREERERRRRKRRRENRRDTVLFATTVVILLSVLVSLLLFVGIKFLQLLVSPFNG from the coding sequence ATGGAGAAAGAAATGGGTGGGGACGATACTCCAACCAGCCCCGCCCCCGGCGATGCCACGACGATCTCCGCCGTCCACCCCGACATCCTCCAGACCCACATCCTCACCCGACTGGACGGCCCAACACTCGCCTCCGCCGCCTGCGCATCGTCCCAACTCCACGCCCTCTCCACCCAAGAAACCCTCTGGCAACAAATCTGCCACCGCACCTGGCCCTCCACCACCGACCCACGCGTCCGCCGCCTCATCTCTTCCTTCCCCTCCGGCCACCGCTCCTTCTACTCCGACTCATTCCAATATCTCGACGGCCACCGCCGGTCAAGACCCAGTCGCCGTCCGCCGCCAGCCTACATAATCTCCGCAGTCGACATACGCTACCAAAACCAACTAATACTTTCCAAGGTCCACGTGGCGGAAACCGAGTCGGACCCATCGCTGCCGTTCCGGGTCGATTTGCTCGGCCCGAAGGAGGCCGCGCCAATGCCGGTGAATTTGGACATCAGGGAGGACAAGTGCCTCTCTAATCTCGAAGAGAACTTGACTCTCAGCTGGATCCTGATCGACCCCACCCAAACCCGGGCGGCGGACGTGTCGAGCTGGCGGCCCGTCTTGGTCAGGCGGAACTGGTTGACCAACGACGTGGAGCTCCGCTACGCGACGGTTCTCTCCGGCGGGGAGCTGGTGCAGTGTTTGGTGGCGGTCACGTGCGGGGGAGGGGGGACTGGGTTGGCGGTGGGTGAGGTGAGGTTAGACGGGGAGGATATGCAAAGGAAGAAGTTGGGGTGGAAGAGTTTGGGGGCGGCCGTGGAGGGtgggaggaagaggagagaggggaaGGGGGAGGAGAGAGTGAGGTACGAGGGGTGgtggagggaggagagagagaggagacggAGGAAGCGGAGGAGAGAGAACAGGCGAGATACGGTGTTGTTTGCCACCACTGTAGTCATTCTATTGTCTGTTTTGGTGTCTCTTTTGCTGTTTGTTGGGATTAAATTCTTGCAGTTACTGGTTTCACCGTTCAATGGGTAA